The Dehalobacter sp. genomic interval GGGAAGTAACTGTGGGTGAGGTGCCGGTGGTTAAGAAAACCCTGCCGCTGATCAGGCAGAAAATGGGCATGCTCTTCCAGAACCCCGACGACCAGCTGTTTATGACAACAGTGTATGATGACGTGGCTTTCGGACCGCGCAACTACAAGCTGGATGAGCGGGAGGTGGAGAAGAGGGTTAGCCGGGCGCTGGAGACGGTTGGCATTGAGCATTTGAGGAACCGGGCGCCTTACAAGCTCTCGGGGGGCGAAAAACGCGCCGCTGCGATAGCGACTGTGCTTTCCATGGCGCCCGACATCATGGTGTTGGATGAGCCTTCTTCAGCACTGGATCCCAGGTCCAGGCGAAGG includes:
- a CDS encoding energy-coupling factor ABC transporter ATP-binding protein encodes the protein EVTVGEVPVVKKTLPLIRQKMGMLFQNPDDQLFMTTVYDDVAFGPRNYKLDEREVEKRVSRALETVGIEHLRNRAPYKLSGGEKRAAAIATVLSMAPDIMVLDEPSSALDPRSRRRLINLLKGFSHTKIIATHDLDLVLELCDRTIVLKDGKVISDGTTAGILTNVELLEQSGLEVPLCLQNCPVCGKKQNQ